From the Neobacillus sp. PS3-34 genome, the window CTGCATCTGTTTCTTTTTGAAAGCAATGCAGGCTAGGGTCATACGTGAATAAAATTGAAAGCAAGCTTGGTTTACCTTCCTTCACTTGCTCTAAAAAATCTCGGATATTTTGCACATGAGTAGTACCGATTTTAACTTCTATTCCGAACATGTATCTTCCCTTACCAATGGTGACGGGTTTACATGTGAACTCTCCATCAAGCACTTTCCTCGTTTCAAAGTGAAGCTGATGGCCGCTTGATTGTATATGCTGGTTATTGAATATTCTCAGCAAACCATCTGCAAGCGCCTGATTTGTCAAAGAATCAGAATCACGGTCACCTGTATTAAAAGGAATTAATCCCTGGCGCTGATTTTCGTATATCGACAGTAATACTGCCGCAATATGCTGGCAGTCACTTTGAAAGGAAGCCAGTGTTGGGCAGGTGCATTTCGTGCGAAAGCCACCATTAGCATCCTTTTCAATGGTGACATGGAAATCCTCAGTACCGGAAACAGTAGCTTCACAGCACTCGGACCTATATTTTTCAAATGTTACTTTATTAGAGCGATAAAAGGCTTCCCCTCTTTTAAAGGAGACAATACCGCATTTTTCTTTAATGATTTTTTGATTTAATTTTATATTCAAATGCATGCTCCTTCTTGAGGATATTTGACTTTAGTTTAGGAAATTGCGTTAAGCACTCATTCTTTTGAAATACAATTCCTTTATGATATCCCTATAATAATGCATTAGGCGGGTTAACAACAGCAGGAATAAAAACAGGCTGCTGAATGTTAACCTTCCGCTCTTTCAGTTAATAGCAATGATCCATCACTTAATAATGCGTATTTAGCAACTTCAATTAATATAGAATACAACATACTATACATATCCTACTAAATGACTGGAATAATACATATCATCAGACAAGTAAAGGATGTTTACTAAATGAGGAAATCCAATAGTTATATTATTTTAATGACAATCCTGCCTTGGCTCACCATTCCCTTTATTGGTGTAAAGACGATTAAGAGATTTCTTCCGGGAGCCCTATTTATGTGTTTATACACTATTTTTGAAGGAAATGTAGCAGAAAGAAGGAAATGGTGGTGGTTTTTTTATAACGTAAAACCCAACGTATTAGGTGAGATGCCATTAATCCTAGGGCCATTTTTTGTTGGTTCACTATGGATTTTAAAATTCACCTTTAGCAATTTTAAAAAATATGTGATCTTAAATGTGATGATTGATTCATTTTTTACATATGTTCTCCTTAATTGGTTTAAACGAATTGGATATGCTTCTCTAATAAGAATCAATAAACTCCAGCTTTCACTTTTATTTTTGGTTAAATTACTTTTAATGTATAGTTTTCAGTATTTTTATGAAAATTATCTTACGCTGAAGAAATCCAGCCCTGCCTCTAAATAAGAGGCAGGGCTTAATTATCGCCTGTTTTCAATGCCAAAATAAGATTTTCACTTGGTCCTATTAAAAAAAGTGCTGTTTTCCAAATACATGTTGCGGCCAAGAAATTGCAGGGACAAAAAAGCTTTGAATGGTGGCTTTATGAAATATAGCCTATTATATGATACTTTATTAATAAATCCTTTTGGCCTTTATCTCTACAAATTGATTACAAGCAGGTGTACGATAGTGGATATCAAACATTTACAATATTTTATTGAGGTTTCAAATTTCAATAGTTTTTCCCGTGCGGCGGATAACTTATTTATCACACAACCGACTATTAGTAAGATGATTAAAAACCTTGAGATTGAGTTGGGAATAGAACTTTTTGAACGATCCCGGAAAAAATTAACCCTAACCGATGCGGGAAAGATTATTTTAGAGCAAGCAAAATTAATTGATAAAGCATTTAAAAATTTAGAAACGGAATTAGATAATCTGACAGGACTTAAAAAGGCCATATTCGGATTGGCTTGCCACCAATATTTAATGCGCATTTTTTCCTGAAAATTGTTGGCAAATACCACGAAAAGTATCCCGGCATTACTTTTCAATTAGTCGAAGATGGTTCAAAAAAAATAGAAGAAGATGTGGGCAATAATCTTCTTGATGTTGGCGTAATTGTTCTTCCGACTAAAAACGACCTCTTTGACCATTTCTCTTTTATGGAAGAAGACTTAAAGCTCATCCTTCATCCATCACACCCACTTGCAGAAAGAGAGGAAGTCAATTTAGCTGAATTGGCAAATGAATCGTTTATCTTGTTTAATAAGGATTTTGTTCTAAACGACCGAATCATTTATTTTTGTAACAGTGTGGGCTTTAGTCCCCACATTATTTCAGAAAGTTCACAACGGTCATTTATTGAAGAAATGGTTGAAACCAAACTTGGAGTCTCCCTTTTACCGGAAAGTGTTTGCCATAATCTAAATAAAAATGTAAAGTCGGTCAAAGTAGTAAACCCATCAATCAGTTGGAACTTAGCGATTATTTGGGGCAAAAATCAGTACATGTCCTTTGCAGCAAAAGAATGGCTTCAGTTTACAAAAGAACAGCTTACAATGGGTGATCAAGAAGATTAATTTCATTCATGAATAGGTTTTGTTTATAATTGAATAGCTTTATTTTGATCAAAACGGTTCTGTTTAGGGAACCGTTTTTTTTTACATTCATATATATATTGAATATATGAAAGCATTTACATAGATACAATCTATACAAAAGATGAAATATAACCATTTTACTTAACAAAGAAAGCGACGTACACTTGTTGCAGGCAAGAAAAACCTTTTAATAACGTGGATATAGTAATTACTTGCTAGAATCCAATCATGGAAGGAAGCAACCTAATGAAAGCAAAAAAAGTGAAAGAAAGCCGTATTGTTAATACTGCTCAAGTATTATCTTGCGATTTAAATAACTACAATACATTGTTTGGCGGCATTTTGATGAAAAAATTAGATGATGCTGCAACTTTATCAGCCCGCAGGCATTCCAGAGTTAAGGAATGTGTAACTGCATCTACAGATTCAATCGATTTCTTATGTCCTATTCATCAAACGGATTCAGTCTGTGTCGAATCATTTGTAACATATACAGGAAAAACTTCTATGGAAATTTTTTGTAAAGTTATCGCCGAAGATATGCTCAATGGCGAGCGCAGAATCGCAGCTACCGCCTTTTTGACGTTTGTAGCCTTAGATGAAAATAAGCGTCCTGTTGAAGTTCCAAGTATTTTACCAGAAACAGAAGAAGAAAAATTCCTCTACAAAACAGGCAAAGAAAGAGCAGAAATGCGTAAATTGAGAAGACAAAAAAGTAAAGAATTAGCTGCGTATATTTCAGTGGAAAAACCTTGGGACAAATAAAAGGAGGAAGAATTTATGATAACTTTATCTAGCATTGATGAATTAAAAGCCACCAAAGAAGCCATCGAGAAGTTAAAAAAAGACTATCCTAACCTTTTTGAAAAATTGTTGGATATAGTAAATCTTACACGTGCATTCCAATTTAAATATCAGTACATGGGATGTTTAATTATGAATGAGGACCCTGGCCAAAATGCACCGAATTTTGTATATGGCTCTGTCCTACGTCTGTATAAAAAAGAATTACAAAAATTAAAAGATGCTCAAGATTCCGAAGTCTTGAAACAAATTTTTTCTGAATTCAGAAATACCGGTTACGCAAAAATTAGTCTTTTAATACTCGGCATGAAACCTGAATCATTAGTAGGCTCTTCTTCTATTAGATAAATGGGAGTAAAGCATTTTTGACCACCATTTTAAATCCTAATAAAGGAAGTTAATATATATTGTAACTAACAATGCCCCTTTTTTACGAATTCTTATCCCCTTTATTCCACTATTTAAGAAGCAGGAGCCATTTACATGGTTCCTGTTTTTTCTTATATCACCCGTAAAAAGAGTTAGCCAGTATCTATAAAGCTGATACAAGAAAATAAAAAATAAAGAAAGGCAGATCATTCCGCCCTTCTTCACTTTGGTTCTATTTTGCATTCAAATCGGGTTGATGAATACCGAATATATTGCCTTCGGTATCAATGTAATATCCTTGCCATGCCATTCCAGGAAGGGCATACTTAGCCATCGCGACCTTGCCGCCATTCTCAATAATTTTAGCTTCCGTTAAATCGTAATTTTCCACTCCCATTGTACAAGCATATCCATTTAAAGCTTGGTTTGTTTCCGACGGAGCACTTTGACGCTGCATCAAAGCACCATTGATTCCAGGTTCATTCTCGTCGCCAGTCACTGCACCAAAGTAAGGCATTCCTGCATACTCACTCCAATCTTGAAATGACCATCCGAATACCTCTCCATAAAACTTCTTTGCACGATCCATGTCACTTACATGAATTTCAAAATGAACTAATCTTCCCATGATATCCTCCTACATTTACAGTAATTTCCTATTTTCTTGAATAACTTCGTGTGAACGCTTACAAATTCATATTTAATATTATAAAGGCTGTGGAAATAAATTCAATTTTTATAAGAAAATATTATTTTTAGTTGAGATAATAATTATAAAAAAAATGTACAGAGAGACCTCTGTACATTTTTCATAACTTCTATATGTGTTTTGTTTGTCCATTGATGAAAAATGTTGCTTAATCTATTCATTAAACACGTTTGCTTCTACATCCAAAGAATTAACTATTGACCAGTTCTTTTTCGCTTAGTCTAAGATTCTTGGCTGTTGAAGTATAAATTTTTTGGAAAAGCTCTGGGTTTTCCACTAGTGACATGCCATAAGAAGGAATCATTTCTATTATTTTCGATTCCCACTCTTCAAAATGTTGTGGGAAGCATTTTTCTAATACCTCAAGCATAACGTGAACGGCAGTAGAAGCACCCGGAGAAGCACCGAGCAATGCAGCTATCGAGCCATCAGCGGCACAAACAACTTCAGTACCAAATTGAAGTGTTCCTTTACCACCGGCCTCAGTATCTTTGATAACTTGCACACGTTGGCCCGCTGCTACTATATCCCAATCCTCGCTTTTGGCGTTTGGTATAAACTCGCGTAATTCTTCCATGCGCTTCTCATTCGATAGCATAACTTGCTGGATCAGGTATTTTGTCAATGACATCTCTTTTACGCCTGCCGCCAGCATTGTGAGAACATTATCCGGTTTTACGGAACCTATCAAATCCAAATTTGAACCAGTTTTTAAGAACTTTGGCGAAAAGCCGGCGAATGGTCCAAACAGCAATGTTTTTTTGTTGTCGATATATCTTGTATCAAGATGTGGTACAGACATTGGCGGGGCCAACCTTAGCTTTACCGTATACTTTTGCGTGATGCTGGGCTACAACGTCCGGATTGTTACAAACCATAAATAGTCCGCTTACCGGAAACCCTCCTATATGTTTTGACTCAGGGATACCGGTTTTTTGTAGTAAAGGCAGACTTCCTCCCCCACCACCGATAAAGACGAATTTTGCAGTATGGCGTTCAATGTTACCTGTATCCATATTCCACACTTTCAATTCCCATAAGCCGTCACTAGTACGTTTAATATCCTCAACACTATGCTTGTAGTTGATCTCGACGTTTTTACTCTTTAAGTGGTCAAACAACATGCGTGTTAAAGCACCAAAATTGACATCCGTTCCAGAGTCGATTTTTGTTGCCGCTATCGGTTCATTTGATGTACGGCCTTCCATGATAAGTGGAATCCATTCCTTCAGTTTTTCAGGGACATCAGAAAATTCCATCCCTTGAAAGAGGGGATTGTTTGACAGCGCTTCAAAACGTTTTTTCAAAAACGCTACATTTTTTTCCCCTTGTACAAAGCTCATATGAGGTATTGGCATAATAAAGTCCTGCGGTTTACGAATCAGATTGCTATTTATTAGATAAGACCAAAACTGTCTTGAAAGCTGAAACTGTTCATTAATTTTAATAGCTTTGCTAATATCTATAGATCCATCTGATTTTTCGGATGTATAGTTAAGCTCGCACAGTGCAGAATCGCCGTACCCGCATTATTCCATTCGTTAGAGCTTTCTTCTCCTGCGTTTGCGAGTTTCTCAAATACTTTGATTTCCCATTCAGGTGCTAACTCTTTCAGTAATGATCCCAAAGTAGCGCTCATGACTCCTGCACCAATTAAGATAACGTCTGTTTTGTTCTGTAAGTTGCTCATGATAACCTTCCTTATCCTCTATTTTTGCAAAAAAGAGTAGGCGCACCTAATTAAATATCACAAAAAGCAAGACGCACCTAGGAACACACCTTTTCTGTCTCAAATATAATCATCACATAGTCTATTATAATTAGTTATAGAATAAATTATCTACTATTATCTAATAATTATAAACTATTTAAAGCTTGCAAAAAAGGGAAAAGACCGAATACAATGCCCTAGAAACATAAAGAAATCTCGCCAATTGGGGAAAAACCAAGGCCATAACTCTGGCTTCTGCAAGGGTAAAGACTTTGGTTAGCCGTAACCAATGAACCGACACCCTCTATTTTTCGCCGTTACTTGTGGTATGGTTCCCTATATTTATACCCAAAAACAAAGAAAGCAGAAACCTCAATTGGCTTCTGCTTTCTATTATTATACTGCCTCAATAGAGTGCTCACGGTAAGAAAATAAATAAAATTGAGATGTAGTGGTGCGTCATCTTTTGTATTGAAATTATATTTTGATTCTAAAACTTTACCTAAAGACTATGCTTGTTCTGCAAATATACCACCAGTTCAGTGCGTCTGTTGAGCTCGAGTTTGTCAAGAATTCGGGAAATATAGTTTTTGACGGTGCCTTCCGTTAAAAATAACGCACTGCCGATTTGTTTATTGCTTTTTCCTTGCATAACCAGTTCCACGACTTCGATTTCCCGCGGTGTCAACTTATTGTCCAATTTTTCTTTGATCCTATTTTCTTCATCAAAAGATGTATGCTCCATGGCATGCAGTACTTTGGAGATTTTCAAGCTCACTTGCGAATGAAGCAGCATATTGCCTTCACACGCCGCTTTAATCGCTTTGATGATTTCCTTAGAATTGGAGTCTTTGAGAATATAGCCGTCCGCGCCGAATTTAAGTCCGTTGAATATATACTCATCTTCATTAAAGGTAGTCAGAATAATGACTTTCACACTTGGATAGGTTTCCTTCACGATTTTTAACGAATCAATCCCGTTCATCACCGGCATCCGAATATCCATGAGAATGACGTCAGGCAGCCTATTCCGCAATAAATCGAGTAATTCTTCCCCGTTTGCGGCTTCCCCAACAATATCTATTTCTTCATGCATGCTCAAAATCAATCTCAGGCCTTCTCTGACCATCTCCTGGTCGTCGACAATCATAATCTCTGTCATTTACACCACCTCCATCTTTTTGGCATTTGTTTGATATCTGACAGGTATTTCGGCAAACAATTTAAATCCGTGTCCTTTTTCTGATGAGAAACTCACTTTCCCATTCAATAAATCAATTCGATCCTCAATTCCTTTTAGACCATGAGATTTCTTGATTTGACCGCAGCCTTTTCCGTTATCTTCCACAACAACTTGTATCCTTTTGTCATTTTTGTTGATGTCGATCAGGAACTGCTGGGCTTTGCCGTGCTTTAAACCGTTGGTAACCGCTTCACGCACAGAATTATAAATACAATTTTTCATATCCTGATCGCCGGACTCCACCTCTTTGTCAAATTTCAGAGTGAACTTTAAATTTCCTGAGGTTTCCAAGCTCTCTATCATATCGGTCAACAATTCCTCAAGCTCAATTTGGCTATTTACCGATTGATCTTTTAATACAGCTACGGCCTTCCGAAGCTCCTTAATCGATTTTTGTGAAAAATTATGGGCTTTCGCAAGTACTTCCCGGGCTTTCTGTGGATTGGCATCGATCATATTTTCGGCGAATTCCAAGTGCATTCTTAGTGCAATGAGAGAATGCCCAATCGAATCATGCATCTCCTGTGCAATTCTCGTTCTCTCCTTTTCGATCGTAATTTCTTTCAGTTTGGCATGCACCTCTACTAATTCGGCATGTAAAATCTGCCTTTTCTCTCTCCAAACTGATTCCCCTAAACAAAAAGACCAATAACAGTGTCGCAGAGTAGGTCATCAAGGAATTTTGAACATCTGCTTTTGCAACATACATCGCAGCCAAATAGACAATAACGTGAAACACCATAATTCCTATATGAACCGACCTGCTGGACAAAAACATCTCTACGATAGGAAAAATATAATATATGCCAGTCGCGGGACTGTCGAACAGTACCATATAGACAGCGATAGCTGCAATATTCACAACCATCGAGATCATGTAAAGAGCTCGATGACGTTCCAATAAACGATAGTGAATTCTCAAAAAATCATTTGCTTGCATCATCAAAATGCCAGCAACAAAAACTGTTTTCATTCCAATAGAATGGCTGGTGCTAGTCACGATTTCAAACAAAATCAAAATGACCAACACCGTTTTTAATGCCATCCCTATGGACTTGGTGTTAAGCATACGTTTCACCTCCGAATAGCTATATATTCAAAAATATTATACTATTTAGAATATGAAAAAAGACAGTATCTAACGTCAATCCAAAATGATGACTAAAGTCATATAGCAATTGCTGACGAAGGTTACTACATTCGTATTATCTGGGGACTTATAAT encodes:
- a CDS encoding sensor histidine kinase, whose protein sequence is MHAKLKEITIEKERTRIAQEMHDSIGHSLIALRMHLEFAENMIDANPQKAREVLAKAHNFSQKSIKELRKAVAVLKDQSVNSQIELEELLTDMIESLETSGNLKFTLKFDKEVESGDQDMKNCIYNSVREAVTNGLKHGKAQQFLIDINKNDKRIQVVVEDNGKGCGQIKKSHGLKGIEDRIDLLNGKVSFSSEKGHGFKLFAEIPVRYQTNAKKMEVV
- a CDS encoding acyl-CoA thioesterase, with protein sequence MKAKKVKESRIVNTAQVLSCDLNNYNTLFGGILMKKLDDAATLSARRHSRVKECVTASTDSIDFLCPIHQTDSVCVESFVTYTGKTSMEIFCKVIAEDMLNGERRIAATAFLTFVALDENKRPVEVPSILPETEEEKFLYKTGKERAEMRKLRRQKSKELAAYISVEKPWDK
- a CDS encoding VOC family protein; the protein is MGRLVHFEIHVSDMDRAKKFYGEVFGWSFQDWSEYAGMPYFGAVTGDENEPGINGALMQRQSAPSETNQALNGYACTMGVENYDLTEAKIIENGGKVAMAKYALPGMAWQGYYIDTEGNIFGIHQPDLNAK
- a CDS encoding response regulator transcription factor; this encodes MTEIMIVDDQEMVREGLRLILSMHEEIDIVGEAANGEELLDLLRNRLPDVILMDIRMPVMNGIDSLKIVKETYPSVKVIILTTFNEDEYIFNGLKFGADGYILKDSNSKEIIKAIKAACEGNMLLHSQVSLKISKVLHAMEHTSFDEENRIKEKLDNKLTPREIEVVELVMQGKSNKQIGSALFLTEGTVKNYISRILDKLELNRRTELVVYLQNKHSL